From a region of the Corallococcus coralloides DSM 2259 genome:
- a CDS encoding sulfate adenylyltransferase subunit 1, whose protein sequence is MELLRFATAGSVDDGKSTLIGRLLYDTKSILEDQLAAVERTSHARGDEYVNLALLLDGLKAEREQGITIDVAYRYFSTAKRKFIIADTPGHLQYTRNMVTGASTADLALILVDARKGVLEQTRRHAFIASLLRVPHLVLCVNKMDLVDYDQGVFDRIREEFRQFSMKLDVSDLSFIPISALGGDNVVTRSEKMAWYQGPTLLHHLENVHIASDRDLIHLRFPVQGVIRPASAKKFHDYRAYSGQLLGGVMRPGDEVMVMPSGFTTRIKSLELAGKPLKEAFPPMSVNVSLEEELDISRGDMLCRPGNPPTASQDIDAMVCWLSDSTQLNSGSRLAIKHTTRMARAMVKNLHYRLDVNTLHRDEQSSGLKLNEVGRVTLRTTVPLFFDEYRRNRSTGSFILVDEGTNATVGAGMINGPAVDR, encoded by the coding sequence GTGGAACTGCTGAGATTCGCGACCGCGGGCTCCGTGGATGACGGCAAGAGCACCCTCATCGGGCGGCTGTTGTACGACACGAAGTCCATCCTCGAGGACCAGCTCGCCGCGGTGGAGCGCACGAGCCACGCCCGGGGCGACGAGTACGTCAACCTGGCGCTGCTCCTGGACGGCCTGAAGGCCGAGCGCGAGCAGGGCATCACCATCGACGTGGCGTACCGCTACTTCTCCACGGCGAAGCGCAAGTTCATCATCGCGGACACGCCCGGACACCTGCAGTACACGCGCAACATGGTGACGGGTGCGTCCACGGCGGACCTGGCGCTCATCCTGGTGGACGCGCGCAAGGGCGTGCTGGAGCAGACGCGGCGCCACGCGTTCATCGCGTCGCTCCTGCGCGTGCCGCACCTGGTGCTGTGCGTGAACAAGATGGACCTGGTGGACTACGACCAGGGCGTGTTCGACCGCATCCGGGAGGAGTTCCGCCAGTTCTCCATGAAGCTGGACGTGTCCGACCTGTCGTTCATCCCCATCTCCGCGCTGGGCGGGGACAACGTGGTGACGCGCTCGGAGAAGATGGCCTGGTACCAGGGCCCCACGCTCCTGCACCACCTGGAGAACGTGCACATCGCGTCTGACCGGGACCTCATCCACCTGCGCTTCCCCGTGCAGGGCGTCATCCGGCCCGCGTCCGCGAAGAAGTTCCACGACTACCGCGCGTACTCCGGGCAGCTGCTGGGCGGCGTGATGCGTCCGGGCGACGAGGTGATGGTGATGCCGTCCGGCTTCACCACGCGCATCAAGTCGCTGGAGCTGGCCGGCAAGCCGCTGAAGGAAGCGTTCCCGCCCATGTCGGTGAACGTGTCGCTGGAGGAGGAGCTGGACATCAGCCGCGGCGACATGCTGTGCCGCCCGGGCAACCCGCCCACCGCGAGCCAGGACATCGACGCGATGGTGTGCTGGCTGTCGGACTCCACGCAGCTCAACAGCGGCTCGCGTCTGGCCATCAAGCACACCACCCGCATGGCGCGCGCCATGGTGAAGAACCTTCACTACCGGCTGGACGTCAACACCCTGCACCGCGACGAGCAGAGCTCCGGCTTGAAGCTCAACGAGGTGGGCCGGGTGACGCTGCGCACGACGGTGCCGCTCTTCTTCGACGAGTACCGGCGCAACCGCAGCACCGGCAGCTTCATCCTCGTGGATGAAGGCACCAACGCCACCGTGGGCGCGGGGATGATCAACGGCCCCGCCGTGGACAGGTAA
- a CDS encoding FHA domain-containing protein: MLVYNPGQPDELSYPLGDAPITIGRADDQGICIPHRSLSRQHARIEPSDGRFFVTDLQSKNGTFVNGVQIRRKELRPGDTLTLGELVFLLTHEAPPAVPAGPPGSGSASGASGEPRPQLTRALTRVPLKTLVQAVSGSEKSAEEAPGTATRARERMRILQEVAKLLSVTDDLEALPGRVLDLAFQILHVERGAILLVDEGTGKLEPRVTKTAEGTAVRGPIYSQNIVDFVLRRSVAALFSDAVNDPRLGAAESVIFSSIRASMCVPLKPRDEVLGVLYVDNVSTPKSFSEDDLEFLVAFAGQAALALENARLYRRIEQETVQRMQLIMDAKLASLAALVGGMAHELRNPLNFISNFAGLSVGLTEDLAGVLEPQRERLTADSVRDVDEALACLRTNVQKINEHGRRADALIQNMLQHARRSPGPREAVELNALVAESVALGQGGMRGEPLTVRLEAEYDPAVERLELSRADVGRVIINVVDNALYAMRQKRQAQGAAYVPVLKVRTLARPEQVEVRLRDNGPGIPAESAGRIFDPFFTTKPPGQGTGLGLSLSHDIIVQGHQGTFRMETVPGEFTEFVITLPRRGGRSSMERGSGTR, encoded by the coding sequence ATGCTCGTCTACAACCCAGGGCAGCCGGATGAGCTGTCCTACCCGCTGGGGGACGCGCCCATCACCATTGGCCGCGCGGACGACCAGGGCATCTGCATTCCCCACCGCAGCCTGTCGCGCCAGCACGCCCGCATCGAGCCCTCCGACGGGCGCTTCTTCGTCACCGACCTCCAGAGCAAGAACGGCACCTTCGTCAACGGCGTGCAGATCCGCCGCAAGGAGCTGCGCCCCGGCGACACGCTGACCCTGGGCGAGCTCGTCTTCCTGCTCACCCACGAAGCGCCACCGGCCGTGCCCGCGGGCCCGCCCGGCTCCGGCTCGGCATCCGGTGCCTCCGGCGAACCCCGCCCCCAGCTCACGCGCGCGCTCACCCGCGTGCCGCTGAAGACGCTGGTGCAGGCGGTGTCCGGCTCGGAGAAGTCCGCGGAGGAGGCCCCCGGCACCGCCACGCGCGCCCGCGAGCGGATGCGCATCCTCCAGGAGGTGGCGAAGCTGTTGTCCGTCACGGACGACCTGGAGGCGCTGCCCGGCAGGGTGTTGGACCTGGCGTTTCAAATCCTCCACGTGGAGCGGGGCGCCATCCTGCTGGTGGACGAGGGCACCGGGAAGCTGGAGCCGCGCGTGACGAAGACGGCCGAGGGCACGGCCGTGCGCGGACCCATCTACAGCCAGAACATCGTGGACTTCGTGCTGCGCCGGAGCGTGGCGGCGCTCTTCTCCGACGCGGTGAATGACCCGCGCCTGGGCGCCGCGGAGTCCGTCATCTTCAGCTCCATCCGCGCCTCCATGTGCGTGCCGCTCAAGCCCCGCGACGAGGTGCTGGGCGTGCTCTACGTGGACAATGTCTCCACGCCCAAGAGCTTCTCCGAGGACGACCTGGAGTTCCTCGTCGCGTTCGCGGGGCAGGCGGCGCTCGCGCTGGAGAACGCGAGGCTCTACCGCCGCATCGAGCAGGAGACGGTGCAGCGCATGCAGCTCATCATGGACGCGAAGCTGGCCTCGCTCGCGGCGCTGGTGGGCGGCATGGCGCACGAGCTGCGCAACCCGCTCAACTTCATCAGCAACTTCGCCGGCCTCTCCGTGGGCCTCACGGAGGACCTGGCCGGAGTGCTGGAGCCGCAGCGCGAACGGCTGACGGCGGACTCCGTGCGCGACGTGGATGAGGCGCTCGCGTGCCTGCGCACCAACGTGCAGAAGATCAACGAGCACGGCCGCCGCGCGGACGCGCTCATCCAGAACATGCTCCAGCACGCGCGCCGCTCGCCCGGCCCGCGCGAAGCGGTGGAGCTGAACGCGCTGGTCGCGGAGAGCGTCGCGCTGGGGCAGGGTGGCATGCGAGGCGAGCCCCTGACCGTCCGCCTGGAGGCCGAGTACGACCCGGCCGTGGAGCGGCTGGAGCTCAGCCGCGCGGACGTGGGCCGCGTCATCATCAACGTCGTGGACAACGCGCTCTACGCCATGCGTCAGAAGCGCCAGGCGCAGGGCGCCGCGTACGTGCCGGTGCTCAAGGTTCGCACCCTCGCGCGTCCAGAGCAGGTGGAGGTCCGGCTGCGCGACAACGGGCCGGGCATCCCCGCGGAGAGCGCGGGAAGAATCTTCGACCCCTTCTTCACCACGAAGCCGCCGGGGCAGGGGACGGGGCTGGGGCTGTCGCTCAGCCATGACATCATCGTGCAGGGCCACCAGGGCACGTTCCGCATGGAGACGGTGCCAGGTGAGTTCACGGAGTTCGTCATCACCCTGCCCAGGCGGGGGGGACGGTCATCAATGGAGCGAGGCTCGGGAACGCGATGA
- a CDS encoding TOMM system kinase/cyclase fusion protein, with product MDPQLLEAFQGRYELLSELGEGGFGRVYKARQVTTGQNVAVKLLRLTDGATPESVERRSARFEREMKLCAQMHHPNIVRLIDSGRAQGGAVYSIFEFVPGKNLAQVLAEEGVLDPVEARHLMLQLLDALACAHAQNVVHRDLKPANIMVVPTGARRNALVLDFGIGSVTDELTRTEAQPRITSTNESLGTPSYAAPEQLRGQAPTPRSDLYAWGLVFLECLTGRRVFEGATVAEVIFQQLSSEPVPIPSAIAAHPLGKLLQRVTAKDPSQRTVSAEVLLRQLEAVDVSNLPRRPAPVRIQPAAPNAETATVELSSRTPNAVSTRSRRWAEGERRQLTVVCCTLSATQTAPGPVDIEELDHVLGAQQEVCIEIARRYNGHIASALGDIVLFYFGYPAAREDDARRAAQAALDMVAEVKRRGRAIEAERGTRVEIRVGLHTGLVVSREQRDPTLSGLGFVVGTTPKLAFRLSTSAPSGAILVTGDTQQLVRKHFPLEPTPASPNELLPPGLETFVLQGADATWSGTDEALSLVGRTRELDLVLSRWEQARSGQGQVVLISGEPGIGKSRLMRELGDRLGAEPHTWLEARCTEDSSGQAYAPVVDLLTRMLDPNRDLPPEGRLTGLEALLSGYSFELPETLPLFASLLSLPLPPERWAPLDVSPLKHRELTRNALLAFLAAMAERQPVVLALEDLHWADPSTLELLKALVEEVSSSRLLAVFSARPELEPPWAASAVTQVQLGALARAEVERLATAAAGGPLSPEALEEISTRTDGIPLFVEELVRTLRESGALVEREGRFALEASKAGPSVPGTLRDLLVARLDRLGRAKETAQIASVLGRELTHELLRHVSPLTPEALEADLERLVGSGLLHRKRRPKGPVYLFKHALVRDAAYDSMLKRYRQQMHAKTAEAMEAHFQEQVESRPDLLAHHWAAANLKRKAILYAQKAAFAALVRSAYLEAILFARLGLSWLDAIDDPVERAQLELSLNGVLAPALMSTQGWRSQDLRNVAERSLELLFTVGESPYAAPTLWVLSIFYHLGGDQRRVRGLLDRLVALAQRSGDAGQEAVALTILSNIELLEGRLGEAKAKADRCLSLFDPVAHRMHRILYGQDTRVGGESVLCRGKWLLGFPDQAKAHGEAAVAWGRELNHGTSIGLSFIYLLLIAQEHGDRTEALQLISQHSELSHRYGLLEQAAYVGILRAWAVKDLEAMRRGIALREAFGTEMDQPAYYAMLAELELELGHVEAALASVERGQQRAQALGEAYHESKMLHVKGRVLLQRDGNTALSAETCFRQAAEVAHAQGARMRELQAVTALARVLQASGRQEEARQRLQTVYSTFSEGWGTPPVSEARALLDALGGER from the coding sequence ATGGATCCCCAGCTGTTGGAAGCCTTCCAGGGCCGGTACGAGCTCCTGTCGGAATTGGGCGAGGGCGGCTTCGGCCGCGTCTACAAGGCCCGCCAGGTGACCACCGGCCAGAACGTGGCGGTGAAGCTCCTGCGCCTGACGGACGGCGCGACTCCAGAGTCCGTGGAGCGCCGCAGCGCGCGCTTCGAGCGCGAGATGAAGCTGTGCGCGCAGATGCACCACCCGAACATCGTGCGGCTCATCGACTCGGGTCGCGCGCAGGGCGGCGCCGTCTACTCCATCTTCGAGTTCGTGCCGGGGAAGAACCTGGCGCAGGTGCTCGCGGAGGAGGGCGTGCTGGATCCGGTGGAGGCGCGCCACCTGATGCTCCAGCTCTTGGACGCCCTGGCGTGCGCGCACGCGCAGAACGTGGTGCACCGCGACCTGAAGCCCGCGAACATCATGGTCGTGCCCACCGGCGCCCGTCGCAACGCGCTGGTGCTGGACTTCGGCATCGGGTCGGTGACGGACGAGCTGACGCGCACGGAAGCGCAGCCGCGCATCACGTCCACCAATGAGTCGCTGGGCACGCCGTCATACGCGGCGCCGGAGCAGCTTCGCGGGCAGGCGCCCACGCCGCGCTCGGACCTGTACGCGTGGGGGCTGGTGTTCCTGGAGTGCCTCACCGGCCGCCGCGTCTTCGAGGGTGCCACCGTCGCGGAGGTCATCTTCCAGCAGCTCTCCTCGGAGCCGGTGCCCATTCCGTCGGCCATCGCCGCGCACCCGCTGGGCAAGCTGCTCCAGCGCGTCACCGCGAAGGACCCGTCCCAGCGCACCGTGTCCGCGGAGGTGCTGCTGCGCCAGCTGGAGGCGGTGGACGTGTCCAACCTGCCGCGCCGGCCCGCGCCCGTGCGCATCCAGCCCGCCGCTCCCAACGCGGAGACGGCGACGGTGGAGCTGTCCAGCCGCACGCCCAACGCCGTGTCCACGCGCTCGCGCCGGTGGGCGGAGGGCGAGCGCCGCCAGCTGACGGTGGTGTGCTGCACGCTGTCCGCCACGCAGACGGCGCCGGGGCCGGTGGACATCGAGGAGCTGGATCACGTGCTGGGTGCCCAGCAGGAGGTCTGCATCGAGATTGCCCGGCGCTACAACGGCCACATCGCCAGCGCGCTGGGCGACATCGTCCTCTTCTACTTCGGCTATCCGGCGGCTCGGGAAGACGATGCGCGGCGCGCGGCGCAGGCGGCGCTGGACATGGTGGCGGAGGTGAAGCGGCGCGGCCGTGCCATCGAGGCCGAGCGCGGCACGCGGGTGGAGATCCGCGTGGGCCTGCACACGGGCCTGGTGGTGTCGCGCGAGCAGCGAGACCCCACGCTCTCCGGCCTGGGCTTCGTGGTGGGCACCACGCCGAAGCTTGCCTTCCGGCTGTCCACCTCCGCGCCCTCGGGCGCCATCCTCGTCACGGGCGACACGCAGCAGCTGGTGCGCAAGCACTTCCCGTTGGAGCCCACGCCCGCGTCGCCGAACGAGCTGTTGCCCCCGGGCCTGGAGACGTTCGTGCTCCAGGGCGCGGACGCGACGTGGAGCGGCACCGACGAAGCGCTGTCGCTGGTGGGCCGCACGCGCGAGCTGGACCTGGTGCTGTCGCGCTGGGAGCAGGCGCGCTCGGGGCAGGGGCAGGTGGTGCTGATTTCGGGCGAGCCGGGCATTGGCAAGTCGCGCCTCATGCGCGAGCTGGGGGACCGGCTGGGCGCGGAGCCCCACACGTGGCTGGAGGCGCGCTGCACGGAGGACAGCTCCGGCCAGGCGTATGCCCCCGTGGTGGACCTGCTCACGCGGATGCTGGACCCGAACCGCGACCTGCCGCCGGAGGGCCGGCTGACGGGCCTGGAGGCGCTCTTGTCCGGCTACAGCTTCGAGCTGCCGGAGACGCTGCCCCTGTTCGCGTCGCTCTTGTCCCTGCCGCTGCCGCCGGAGCGCTGGGCGCCGCTGGACGTGTCGCCCTTGAAGCACCGGGAGCTCACGCGCAACGCGCTGCTCGCGTTCCTCGCCGCGATGGCGGAGCGGCAGCCCGTGGTGCTGGCGCTGGAGGACCTGCACTGGGCGGACCCTTCCACGCTGGAGCTGCTCAAGGCGCTGGTGGAGGAGGTGTCCTCGTCGCGCCTGCTCGCCGTGTTCAGCGCGCGGCCGGAGCTGGAGCCGCCCTGGGCCGCGTCGGCGGTGACGCAGGTGCAACTGGGCGCGCTGGCTCGCGCGGAGGTGGAGCGCCTGGCCACCGCCGCCGCGGGAGGCCCGCTCTCGCCGGAGGCGCTGGAGGAGATTTCCACGCGCACGGACGGCATCCCGCTGTTCGTGGAGGAGCTGGTGCGCACGCTGCGCGAGTCCGGTGCGCTGGTGGAGCGCGAGGGCCGCTTCGCGCTCGAGGCCAGCAAGGCGGGCCCCTCGGTGCCGGGCACGCTGCGCGATTTGCTCGTCGCCCGTCTGGACCGGCTGGGCCGCGCCAAGGAGACCGCGCAGATCGCCTCCGTGCTGGGCCGTGAGCTGACGCATGAGCTCCTGCGCCACGTGAGCCCGCTGACGCCCGAGGCGCTGGAGGCGGATTTGGAGCGGCTGGTGGGCTCGGGGCTCCTGCACCGCAAGCGCCGGCCGAAGGGGCCCGTGTACCTCTTCAAGCACGCGCTGGTGCGGGACGCGGCCTACGACTCCATGCTCAAGCGGTACCGCCAGCAGATGCACGCGAAGACGGCGGAGGCGATGGAGGCGCACTTCCAGGAACAGGTGGAGTCGCGGCCGGATCTGCTCGCGCACCACTGGGCCGCCGCGAACCTGAAGCGCAAGGCCATCCTCTACGCGCAGAAGGCCGCGTTCGCCGCGCTGGTGCGCTCCGCCTACCTGGAGGCCATCCTCTTCGCCCGGCTGGGCCTGTCGTGGCTGGACGCCATCGACGACCCGGTGGAGCGCGCGCAGCTGGAGCTGAGCCTCAACGGCGTGCTCGCGCCGGCGCTGATGTCCACGCAGGGCTGGCGCTCCCAGGACCTGCGCAACGTGGCCGAGCGTTCGCTGGAGCTGCTCTTCACGGTGGGGGAGAGCCCCTACGCGGCCCCGACGCTGTGGGTCCTCTCCATCTTCTACCACCTGGGAGGTGACCAGCGCCGCGTGCGCGGCTTGCTGGACCGCCTGGTGGCGCTGGCGCAGCGAAGCGGGGACGCGGGCCAGGAGGCGGTGGCGCTCACCATCCTCTCCAACATCGAGCTGCTGGAAGGCCGCCTGGGCGAGGCGAAGGCGAAGGCGGACCGGTGCCTGTCGTTGTTCGACCCGGTCGCGCACCGGATGCACCGCATCCTCTACGGACAGGACACGCGCGTGGGCGGCGAGTCCGTGCTGTGCCGGGGGAAGTGGCTCTTGGGCTTCCCGGACCAGGCGAAGGCGCACGGCGAGGCCGCGGTGGCGTGGGGCCGCGAGCTGAACCACGGCACCAGCATCGGCCTGTCGTTCATCTACCTGCTGCTGATTGCCCAGGAGCACGGCGACCGGACGGAGGCGCTCCAGCTCATCTCCCAGCACTCGGAGCTGTCCCACCGCTACGGCCTGCTGGAGCAGGCCGCCTATGTGGGCATCCTGCGCGCCTGGGCCGTGAAGGACCTGGAGGCGATGCGGCGCGGCATCGCGCTGCGCGAGGCATTCGGCACGGAGATGGACCAGCCGGCGTACTACGCCATGCTCGCGGAGCTGGAGCTGGAGCTGGGCCACGTGGAGGCGGCGCTCGCCTCCGTGGAGCGCGGCCAGCAGCGCGCGCAGGCCCTGGGCGAGGCGTACCACGAGTCCAAGATGCTGCACGTCAAGGGCCGGGTGCTGCTGCAGCGGGATGGAAACACTGCACTCTCCGCGGAGACCTGCTTCCGGCAGGCGGCGGAGGTGGCACACGCACAGGGCGCGCGGATGCGGGAGCTGCAGGCCGTCACCGCCCTGGCGCGGGTGCTCCAGGCATCCGGGCGACAGGAAGAAGCCCGGCAACGGCTGCAAACGGTCTACAGTACCTTCTCCGAAGGATGGGGGACACCACCCGTCTCGGAGGCCCGCGCGTTGTTGGATGCGCTGGGAGGAGAACGCTGA
- the cysC gene encoding adenylyl-sulfate kinase has translation MQQRPGFILWFTGMSGAGKSTLSTAVARQLSPVQRVELLDGDEVRTYLSRGLGFSRADREENVRRIGYVARVLAKHEVGVITAAISPYKSSRDEVRALATQAGIPFLECYVQASLDALIARDVKGLYKKALAGEIPHFTGVSDPYEPPESPEITVRSDAETVEAGVERILDTLRDRGLLAPAASAA, from the coding sequence ATGCAACAGCGTCCGGGCTTCATCCTCTGGTTCACCGGCATGTCCGGCGCGGGCAAGAGCACGCTGTCCACCGCGGTGGCGCGGCAGCTGTCGCCCGTGCAGCGCGTGGAGCTGCTGGACGGGGACGAGGTGCGCACGTACCTCTCCCGCGGCCTGGGCTTCAGCCGCGCTGACCGCGAGGAGAACGTCCGGCGCATCGGCTACGTGGCGCGCGTGCTGGCCAAGCACGAGGTGGGCGTCATCACCGCCGCCATCTCGCCGTACAAGAGCTCCCGGGACGAGGTGCGCGCCCTGGCCACCCAGGCCGGCATCCCGTTCCTGGAATGCTACGTCCAGGCCAGCCTGGACGCGCTCATCGCCCGGGACGTGAAGGGGCTCTACAAGAAGGCCCTGGCCGGGGAGATTCCCCACTTCACCGGCGTGTCGGACCCGTACGAGCCGCCCGAATCCCCCGAAATCACCGTCCGCTCCGACGCGGAGACGGTGGAGGCGGGGGTGGAGCGCATCCTCGACACGCTGCGGGACCGGGGGCTCCTGGCTCCGGCCGCGAGCGCCGCCTGA
- a CDS encoding amidohydrolase family protein produces the protein MRDGLHIFDADRHVLEPLSLWAEQLEPGLRRHAPRPGRLPDETLEERLERLGPQGLLPVLPLPEVDGKPLWNHMPEKAWLAFSERSYAQLGRNELLQRPDVYLAQMDRDGVDMAALFPTYALLLEGFSPLEPHVATAFASVYNTWLHGFCAHQPERLRGVGLISRHQPEAMVAEVRRVAGFGWRAVMVRPNPIGGRLLSDAAYEPFWSECEKLSLAVVLHGSGHVYVPSAGADRFDTRFANHVCAHPMELMMGLLALLQGGVLERHPALRIGAMEAGCGWLPYWAWRLDEEYRAVGAEVSATIRQLPSAYLRQHCFVSVEPDEPYLPDVVRHLPEDRLVFGSDFPHLDHGEDVLGAMLSLRDVMTESRLRKVLWENPTRFYGVEP, from the coding sequence ATGCGCGACGGCCTTCACATCTTCGACGCGGACCGGCACGTCCTGGAGCCGCTGAGCCTGTGGGCGGAGCAGCTGGAGCCCGGCCTGCGCCGGCACGCGCCCCGCCCGGGACGCCTCCCGGACGAAACGCTGGAGGAGCGCCTGGAGCGGCTGGGCCCCCAGGGCCTCCTGCCCGTGCTGCCCCTGCCGGAAGTGGACGGCAAGCCGCTGTGGAACCACATGCCGGAGAAGGCCTGGCTGGCGTTCTCCGAGCGCTCCTACGCGCAGCTGGGGCGCAATGAGTTGCTGCAGCGGCCAGACGTGTACCTGGCCCAGATGGATCGCGACGGCGTGGACATGGCGGCGCTCTTCCCCACCTACGCGCTGCTCCTGGAGGGCTTCTCGCCCCTCGAACCCCACGTCGCCACTGCGTTCGCGTCCGTCTACAACACCTGGCTGCACGGCTTCTGCGCGCACCAGCCGGAGCGCCTGCGAGGCGTGGGGCTCATCAGCCGGCACCAGCCGGAGGCCATGGTCGCCGAGGTCCGCCGCGTCGCGGGCTTCGGCTGGCGCGCCGTCATGGTGCGCCCCAACCCCATCGGCGGCCGCCTGCTGTCGGACGCCGCCTACGAGCCCTTCTGGTCCGAGTGCGAGAAGCTCTCACTCGCGGTCGTTCTCCACGGCAGCGGCCACGTCTACGTGCCGTCCGCGGGCGCGGACCGCTTCGACACCCGCTTCGCCAACCACGTGTGCGCCCACCCCATGGAGCTGATGATGGGGCTGCTCGCGCTCCTCCAGGGGGGCGTGCTGGAGCGGCACCCGGCCCTGCGCATTGGCGCCATGGAGGCCGGCTGCGGGTGGCTCCCGTACTGGGCGTGGCGTTTGGATGAGGAATATCGCGCTGTGGGTGCAGAGGTCTCCGCCACCATCCGACAGCTCCCTTCAGCGTACCTGCGCCAGCACTGCTTCGTTTCCGTGGAACCGGACGAGCCGTACCTGCCTGACGTGGTGCGCCACCTCCCGGAGGACCGATTGGTATTCGGAAGCGACTTCCCCCATCTCGACCACGGCGAGGATGTGCTGGGTGCGATGCTGTCCTTGCGTGACGTGATGACCGAAAGTCGTCTACGAAAGGTTCTCTGGGAAAACCCGACTCGGTTCTACGGTGTGGAACCGTGA
- a CDS encoding SagB family peptide dehydrogenase, with the protein MRLSLAEGVALRCPDAEDARVEGPGRSLRLGPLAPGVRAVFESLADGGIHETEVPAAAGSDTTLAWYWLDLAGDGGLLSWTVEERGNLLLTLTPASASFLRHRATFDASQPLQLSRFAHTRMAEGRAVLDCPTVHATAALHDRRVVSLLFDMARPTLLARLNQFNTGIESFTLRELVRLLAETGILVPNGLDVPASEETQTALKQWEPHDLLFHLRSRGWGHQTRAGATYRFRGELPNPPALKPTVTEEVVELHRPDLEALRAGGDRSFTEVLEARRSLRGRGASPLNVKQLGELLYRAARVRAVRTTQDGEITDRPYPGAGAVYALELYPMVGECQGLPPGAYHYDPLGHRLEKLSGPTPEFHALLDEARAPAEPFERPEVLMVVAARVPRLAWKYETLAYSLVLQDTGALVQTLYLVSTAMGLRPYALGRSDPDFFQRVAGVDGFGEASVGAFAVSGGESPDR; encoded by the coding sequence ATGAGATTGTCGCTCGCCGAAGGTGTGGCGCTGCGTTGCCCCGACGCGGAGGACGCGCGCGTGGAGGGCCCTGGCCGCTCACTGCGGTTGGGCCCGCTGGCCCCCGGTGTGCGCGCCGTCTTCGAGTCGCTCGCGGACGGAGGCATCCACGAGACGGAGGTGCCGGCCGCCGCGGGCTCGGACACGACGCTCGCGTGGTACTGGCTGGACCTGGCGGGAGACGGCGGCCTGCTGTCGTGGACGGTGGAGGAGCGCGGCAACCTGCTCCTGACGCTCACGCCCGCGTCCGCGTCCTTCCTGCGCCACCGCGCGACATTCGACGCGTCCCAACCGCTGCAGCTGTCGCGCTTCGCGCACACGCGCATGGCGGAGGGCCGCGCGGTGCTGGACTGCCCCACGGTGCACGCCACCGCGGCGCTGCATGACCGGCGCGTGGTGTCGCTGCTCTTCGACATGGCCCGCCCCACGCTGCTGGCGCGGCTCAACCAGTTCAACACCGGCATCGAGTCCTTCACGCTGCGCGAGCTGGTGCGCCTGCTGGCGGAGACGGGCATCCTGGTCCCCAACGGGCTGGACGTGCCGGCGTCGGAGGAGACGCAGACGGCGCTCAAGCAGTGGGAGCCGCACGACCTGCTCTTCCACCTGCGCTCGCGAGGCTGGGGCCACCAGACGCGCGCGGGGGCCACCTACCGCTTCCGGGGCGAGCTGCCCAACCCGCCCGCCCTCAAGCCCACCGTGACCGAGGAGGTCGTGGAGCTGCACCGGCCGGACCTGGAGGCGCTGCGCGCGGGCGGCGACCGCTCCTTCACGGAGGTGCTGGAGGCCCGCCGCAGCCTGCGAGGCCGGGGCGCCTCACCGCTCAACGTGAAGCAGCTGGGCGAACTGCTCTACCGCGCCGCGCGCGTGCGCGCCGTGCGCACCACGCAGGACGGCGAAATCACCGACCGGCCCTATCCCGGCGCGGGCGCGGTGTACGCACTGGAGCTCTACCCCATGGTGGGCGAGTGCCAGGGCCTGCCCCCGGGCGCCTACCACTACGATCCGCTGGGCCACCGGCTGGAGAAGCTGAGCGGCCCCACCCCGGAGTTCCACGCGCTCCTGGATGAAGCCCGCGCACCGGCGGAGCCCTTCGAGCGGCCGGAGGTGTTGATGGTGGTGGCCGCGCGCGTGCCCCGGCTCGCGTGGAAGTACGAGACGCTGGCGTACTCACTGGTGCTGCAGGACACGGGAGCGCTGGTCCAGACGCTCTACCTGGTGTCCACCGCGATGGGGCTGCGGCCCTACGCGCTGGGCCGGAGCGATCCGGACTTCTTCCAGCGCGTGGCGGGCGTGGACGGCTTCGGCGAGGCCAGCGTGGGCGCCTTCGCGGTGTCGGGAGGCGAGTCTCCGGACCGCTAG
- a CDS encoding BMA_0021/BMA_0022 family TOMM bacteriocin has translation MSKKKPESKAAPARARPVARKPTRGPEAKASVNDWQAVWMRAVALAWKEPEFEAALQKDPRQALKKRFDFDLPASIQLKVVPSSVKDAAADGTWKVNSAEVELHLPKKPADVADHAVALSSLTDTHGRSHCCGSPCC, from the coding sequence ATGAGCAAGAAGAAGCCGGAGTCGAAGGCCGCGCCCGCACGGGCCCGTCCGGTGGCGCGCAAGCCCACGCGAGGCCCGGAGGCCAAGGCCTCGGTGAATGACTGGCAGGCCGTGTGGATGCGCGCCGTCGCGCTGGCGTGGAAGGAGCCCGAGTTCGAGGCGGCCCTCCAGAAGGACCCGCGCCAGGCCCTCAAGAAGCGCTTCGACTTCGACCTGCCCGCCAGCATCCAGCTGAAGGTCGTCCCCTCCAGCGTGAAGGACGCGGCGGCGGACGGGACCTGGAAGGTGAACAGCGCGGAGGTGGAGCTGCACCTGCCGAAGAAGCCCGCCGACGTGGCGGACCACGCCGTGGCGCTCTCCAGCCTCACCGACACCCACGGCCGCTCGCATTGCTGCGGCAGCCCCTGCTGCTAA